A portion of the Pan troglodytes isolate AG18354 chromosome 10, NHGRI_mPanTro3-v2.0_pri, whole genome shotgun sequence genome contains these proteins:
- the LOC466917 gene encoding large ribosomal subunit protein uL23-like, with product MALKAEKEAPATPKAKAKALKAKKAVLKGVHSHKKQKIYMSPTFQWPKTLRLQRQPKYPRKSTPRRNELDHYAVIKFLLTTEPAMKKIEDNNNMLVFTKDVKANKHQIKQAVKKLYNIDVAQFNTLIRPDGEKKAYVQPSPDYDALDVANKIGII from the coding sequence ATGGCACTGAAAGCAGAGAAGGAAGCTCCTGCCACTCCTAAAGCCAAAGCCAAGGCTTTGAAGGCCAAGAAGGCAGTGTTGAAAGGTGTCCACAGCCACAAAAAACAGAAGATCTACATGTCACCAACCTTCCAGTGGCCCAAGACACTGCGACTCCAGAGGCAACCCAAATATCCTCGGAAGAGCACCCCCAGGAGAAATGAACTTGACCACTATGCTGTCATTAAGTTTCTGCTGACCACTGAGCCGGCCATGAAGAAGATAGAAGACAACAACAACATGCTTGTGTTCACTAAGGACGTTAAAGCCAACAAGCACCAAATCAAAcaggctgtgaagaagctctatAACATTGACGTGGCCCAATTCAACACCCTGATTCGGCCtgatggagagaagaaggcataTGTTCAGCCATCTCCTGATTATGATGCTTTGGATGTTGCCAACAAAATTGGGATCATCTAA